CAATGTCCCATGGGGTCCTTCAGTGTCCCTCAGTGTCCCTCAGTGTCCCTCAGTGTCCCACGGGGTCCCTCAGTGTCCCTCAATGTCCCTCAGTGTCCCACGGTGTCCTATGGggtcccctcagtgtcccacACTGTCCCTCAATGTCCCTCGGTGTCCCCTTGGTGTCCCTCGGTGTCCCTCAATGTCCCTCAATGTCCCTCGGTGTCCCCTCGGTgtccctcagtgtcccctccGTGTCTCCTCGGTGTCCCTGAGTGCCCCACGAGATCCCCGAGTGTCCCAAACTCCCGGCAGTGTCCCCGCCCGGTGCCATCCCCGTTCCCCGGTGCCCCCGGTGCCCCCGGTGCCCGCGGTGCCCGGGGAAGGCCGGGGGCAGCCCCGGCGGGCGGAGCGGGAAGCGCCGGGGACCGGAGCCGCCGGGATTGCACGGCCCGGTGACCGAGGGGACAGCGAGGGGACAGCGAGGGGACAGCGAGGGGACACCCGCACAGCACCGGCTTGGACACACCGGGGATCCACCGGGGTGACCCCGCCGCGGGGCTCTCACCGGGGCAGCCCAGGTGGAGCGAGGGGGAgccccggtgccggtgccgATGTGTGTGAATGTCGGTGCCGGTGTCGGTGCCGGTTCCTCCCATCCCGTCAGGAACTGCCCCGGGTTTTCCTGCccgtcccatcccatcccagcccgTCCCGGTGCGGCGGGGCTCAGCCCGGGGACCCCGGCCCGGTATCGGTTCTGCTTTCGAGGGGAGGCGGCGGCGATTTCGCAGGGGCGGGAGCCACCTGCCCCGGGATTCCCCACCTGCCGCCGCCCCATAAGAGCCCGGTGGCGGCGCCGGTGGCGGCACACACCGACCTGCGATGGCTCCGCTCCGCcgcctctgcctcctcctggctctgctgctgccgCCTCCcgcggcaccggcaccggcNNNNNNNNNNNNNNNNNNNNNNNNNNNNNNNNNNNNNNNNNNNNNNNNNNNNNNNNNNNNNNNNNNNNNNNNNNNNNNNNNNNNNNNNNNNNNNNNNNNNNNNNNNNNNNNNNNNNNNNNNNNNNNNNNNNNNNNNNNNNNNNNNNNNNNNNNNNNNNNNNNNNNNNNNNNNNNNNNNNNNNNNNNNNNNNNNNNNNNNNNNNNNNNNNNNNNNNNNNNNNNNNNNNNNNNNNNNNNNNNNNNNNNNNNNNNNNNNNNNNNNNNNNNNNNNNNNNNNNNNNNNNNNNNNNNNNNNNNNNNNNNNNNNNNNNNNNNNNNNNNNNNNNNNNNNNNNNNNNNNNNNNNNNNNNNNNNNNNNNNNNNNNNNNNNNNNNNNNNNNNNNNNNNNNNNNNNNNNNNNNNNNNNNNNNNNNNNNNNNNNNNNNNNNNNNNNNNNNNNNNNNNNNNNNNNNNNNNNNNNNNNNNNNNNNNNNNNNNNNNNNNNNNNNNNNNNNNNNNNNNNNNNNNNNNNNNNNNNNNNNNNNNNNNNNNNNNNNNNNNNNNNNNNNNNNNNNNNNNNNNNNNNNNNNNNNNNNNNNNNNNNNNNNNNNNNNNNNNNNNNNNNNNNNNNNNNNNNNNNNNNNNNNNNNNNNNNNNNNNNNNNNNNNNNNNNNNNNNNNNNNNNNNNNNNNNNNNNNNNNNNNNNNNNNNNNNNNNNNNNNNNNNNNNNNNNNNNNNNNNNNNNNNNNNNNNNNNNNNNNNNNNNNNNNNNNNNNNNNNNNNNNNNNNNNNNNNNNNNNNNNNNNNNNNNNNNNNNNNNNNNNNNNNNNNNNNNNNNNNNNNNNNNNNNNNNNNNNNNNNNNNNNNNNNNNNNNNNNNNNNNNNNNNNNNNNNNNNNNNNNNNNNNNNNNNNNNNAGGGGATGCTGAGGGGATTTCCCGGGGTTCCCAAGGATGTCTGGGGGTCCCAGGGGCTCTCAGAAATGTCTGGGGGGCTCCAAAGGATGCTCTGAGGTCCCGGGGATGTTGTGGAATGTGCCGGGAGTTCCCAAGGATGCTGAAGATGCACCTGGGGCTCTCAGGGGTGCCTGGGGGTCCCAGGGAAGCACCTGGGGGGTCTCAGAGGGgtcccagggatgctggaaaATGCACTTGGGAGCTCCCAAGGATGTCTGAGGgtcccagggatgctgaggaTGCGTTTGGAGGTCCCAGTGATGCCGAGGGAAGCGCCTGCGGTTCCCACGAGTGCCCGGGGGTCCCGGACCCCCATCTCACCCCCCGCTCCCCACAGCGCTGCCTGCAGCGGATCCACCAAGCGCTCCAGCACTACCGGGACCTGCTGGGCTCCGACATCTTCCAGgaccagccccagccccagctggagaCCAcgatggagcagctgctgcgCCACGTCCAGGTGAGGAACCGGGGGCTCGCAGGGATCCCGGGGGCTCGCAGGGATCCCGGGGGGAGCCCAGGCGCCCCTCAGCCCCCCCTGACCGCGCTGTCCCCCCGCAGGAGGGGCACGGCCGCCCCCCCCGGCACCCCCTGGCCCCCACCGCGGTCTGGGCGCGGCACCTGGCGCGGCACCTGGCGCTGAAGCGGCTCCGCTCCTTCGCCGCCGTCATCAGCCGCGTCTTCAACCACAGCGCCCGCTGAGCCCTCCGGACACCGCCCCCAGCCCTTATTTATTCCCCCTCGCCGAGGGGTTATTTATGATGTGTTATTCCCCCTATTTATCTCGGGTATTTATGAGTTTCTAATAAAGCTCCGACGGAGACGAGCGAGCGGCTCAAGGGGCAGCGCGGCCAGCGGGTGGGAAGGGGTTTATTTACAGGgagaggggtgggaaggggtTTATTTACAGGGAGGGGGGTGGGAAGGGGTTTATTTACAGGgagaggggtgggaagggatttATTTACAGGGAGGGGTCACTGGAAGTCGCTGGCGTCGATGTGGAGCGGGGGAAAGTCGGtggaggagaagagggaggGGGCGGcgggcagggccagctcctCGGACTGCGGCAGGAACGGGTCGTGGTGGTCCAGGAGAGCGGCGCTgcctggggtggggacagggaggtgcCAGGGGACAGCTCAGTGCCCAGGGGACAGCTCAGTGCCCAGGGGACAGGGCAGTgccatggggacagggcagtgtccaggggacagctctgtgcCCCGAGTGTGCCCAGGGGACAGCTCAGTGCCCAGGGGACAGCTCAGTGCCCAGGGGACAGGGCAGTgccatggggacagggcagtgcccaggggacagctctgtgcCCCGAGTGTgcccaggggacaggacagtgcccaggggacagggaggtgcCAGAGGACACCTCAGTGCCCAGAGTGTGCCCAGGGGACAGCTCAGagcccaggggacagggaggtgcCCAGAGTGTGCCCAGGGGACAGCCCAGTGCTCAGGGGACACCTCAGTGCCCAGAGTGTgcccaggggacaggacagTGCCCAGGGGACAGCTCAGAgcccaggggacaggacagTGCCCAGGGGACAGCTCAGAGCCGAGAGTGTGCCCAGGAGACACCTCAGTGCCCAGGGGACAGCCCAGTGCCCAGGGGACACCTCAGTGCCCAGGGGACAGCCCAGTGCCCAGGGGACAACTCAGTGCCCAGGGGACAGCTCAGTGCCCAGAGTGTGCCCAGGGGACAGCTCAGTGCCCAGAGGACACCTCAGTGCTCAGGGGACACCTCTGTCCCCACCACCCCAGCCCCCACACTCACCGGGGCTCAGCTGGAAACTCTCCTCGAAGGTTTCCA
This region of Parus major isolate Abel unplaced genomic scaffold, Parus_major1.1 Scaffold443, whole genome shotgun sequence genomic DNA includes:
- the IL23A gene encoding interleukin-23 subunit alpha; the encoded protein is MSEGPRDAEDAFGGPSDAEGSACGSHECPGVPDPHLTPRSPQRCLQRIHQALQHYRDLLGSDIFQDQPQPQLETTMEQLLRHVQEGHGRPPRHPLAPTAVWARHLARHLALKRLRSFAAVISRVFNHSAR